In Vibrio hippocampi, the following are encoded in one genomic region:
- a CDS encoding MarR family winged helix-turn-helix transcriptional regulator produces the protein MQNIEKLNQLLTEFYDKMSSWEQSVVKETGYSLAQVHTIEVLGSHGAMRMKELAEKLGITTGTLTVQIDKLVQAELIERGAHPNDRRAIVVSLTEQGQAIHRHHNQLHLSLVQELTRHLEPEQEKVLAHCLETMNREF, from the coding sequence ATGCAAAATATAGAAAAGCTCAACCAATTACTGACTGAATTTTATGACAAGATGTCCTCTTGGGAGCAATCTGTCGTCAAAGAAACTGGCTACTCACTGGCTCAGGTTCACACCATCGAAGTATTGGGGTCGCACGGCGCTATGCGCATGAAAGAACTCGCAGAGAAGCTCGGGATCACCACTGGCACACTCACGGTACAAATCGACAAGTTAGTACAAGCAGAATTGATTGAACGAGGCGCTCATCCCAACGATAGACGCGCCATCGTGGTGAGCTTGACCGAGCAAGGGCAAGCGATCCACCGTCACCACAATCAACTCCATCTCAGCTTGGTTCAAGAGTTAACGCGTCACCTCGAACCAGAACAAGAAAAAGTGCTGGCTCATTGCTTAGAAACGATGAATCGAGAGTTTTAA
- a CDS encoding hydratase, with protein MTINYTEAASELLSRRVAGTKAARLNEDIRPITIEDALNVHSAMIELRSDKVGGWKCLQPLAENKYVVAPIFADTVNKGETCELFADNGVARIEPEIAFVLGQDLPARAEGYTPAEIDAAIGSCHMALELMQSRFAENSDAEFFEKLADCLVNQGLFIGPEIARDKAYAAATIAITVSQGDDVQTFDGKHPNELAQNPVYWLIDFMTRRGTSFSAGEAVITGSYCGIVEVAFDKPTSIKYQGIGEYQVTFSAKA; from the coding sequence ATGACTATCAATTACACAGAGGCAGCTTCTGAGCTGCTAAGCCGCCGTGTGGCGGGTACTAAGGCTGCACGCCTAAATGAAGACATTCGCCCTATCACTATTGAAGATGCGCTTAATGTGCACTCTGCAATGATTGAGCTGCGTAGCGATAAAGTAGGTGGATGGAAGTGTTTACAACCGCTTGCTGAAAACAAATACGTGGTTGCACCTATCTTCGCAGATACCGTGAATAAAGGTGAAACTTGTGAGCTATTTGCTGACAACGGTGTTGCTCGTATCGAACCAGAAATTGCTTTTGTTCTTGGACAAGATCTTCCTGCACGCGCGGAAGGTTATACACCAGCAGAGATCGATGCCGCGATCGGTTCTTGCCATATGGCTCTTGAGCTAATGCAATCACGTTTTGCTGAAAACAGCGACGCCGAGTTCTTTGAAAAACTGGCGGATTGCCTAGTCAACCAAGGTCTATTTATCGGTCCAGAAATCGCGCGTGACAAAGCGTATGCCGCTGCAACTATCGCCATTACTGTTTCACAAGGTGACGATGTTCAGACCTTCGACGGCAAGCACCCAAATGAACTGGCACAAAACCCAGTTTACTGGTTAATCGACTTTATGACTCGCCGTGGCACTAGCTTCAGCGCTGGCGAAGCGGTTATCACAGGCTCTTACTGTGGCATCGTTGAAGTGGCATTTGATAAGCCAACAAGCATCAAATACCAAGGTATTGGTGAGTATCAAGTGACCTTTAGCGCTAAAGCGTAG